A stretch of Linepithema humile isolate Giens D197 chromosome 3, Lhum_UNIL_v1.0, whole genome shotgun sequence DNA encodes these proteins:
- the Pka-C3 gene encoding cAMP-dependent protein kinase catalytic subunit PRKX isoform X1 has protein sequence MSSDNTSDDEGSQEDPPRYDIDELEIIKTIGTGTFGRVVLCRHHETPLALKILSMVDVIRLKQVEHLRNEISILKEVKHPFIVNMLWNSRDEARVYMLLEFVAGGELFSYLRAAGRFAGPTSCFYAAELVCALEYLHNKHIVYRDLKPENLLLDSQGHLKITDFGFSKKLTDRTWTLCGTPEYLAPEIIQSKGHNKAVDWWALGVLIYEMLAGYPPFFDDNPFGIYEKILSGRIEWPKHMDPIAKDLIKKLLIADRTKRLGNMRQGAEDVKRHRWFKLVEWPLVPQRALTPPIRPRVKAPGDASCFDDYPETDWRSQPPLPPDQLALFQDF, from the exons ATGTCGAGCGACAACACGTCTGATGATGAGGGATCGCAGGAGGATCCGCCGCGATACGATATCGACGAATTGGAAATTATCAAGACTATCG gcACAGGCACGTTCGGCAGAGTGGTTCTCTGCAGGCATCATGAAACGCCTCTCGCTCTGAAAATTCTCTCCATGGTCGACGTGATCAGATTGAAGCAAGTCGAGCATTTGCGCAATGAAATCTCGATTCTGAAGGAAGTTAAGCACCCTTTCATCGTCAACAT GCTATGGAACAGCAGGGACGAAGCCAGAGTGTACATGCTTCTGGAATTCGTCGCCGGTGGAGAGCTCTTCTCTTACCTGAGAGCGGCCGGAAGATTCGCCGGACCCACAAGCTGTTTCTATGCGGCCGAATTAGTTTGCGCTTTGGAATACCTGCACAATAAGCATATAGTTTACAGGGACCTTAAACCAGAAAATCTTCTTCTGGACAGTCAAGGCCATCTCAAAATTACCGATTTCGGCTTTTCGAAGAAACTAACGGACAG aaCGTGGACCTTGTGCGGTACGCCAGAATACTTGGCGCCGGAAATAATTCAAAGCAAGGGACACAACAAAGCTGTGGATTGGTGGGCGTTGGGCGTCTTAATTTACGAAATGTTGGCCGGATACCCGCCGTTCTTCGACGACAATCCCTTCGGGATCTACGAGAAGATCCTGAGCGGTAGGATAGAATGGCCGAAGCACATGGATCCGATCGCAAAGGATCTAATCAAGAAATTGTTGATCGCCGATAGGACGAAGAGATTGGGAAACATGAGACAGGGTGCTGAGGACGTCAAGAGGCATCGATGGTTCAAATTAGTCGAGTGGCCACtg GTGCCGCAAAGAGCCTTGACACCGCCGATAAGGCCACGTGTGAAAGCGCCAGGTGATGCGAGCTGCTTCGACGATTATCCGGAAACCGATTGGCGTTCCCAGCCACCCTTGCCACCGGATCAACTAGCTTTGTTCCAAGATTTTTGA
- the Pka-C3 gene encoding cAMP-dependent protein kinase catalytic subunit PRKX isoform X2: MVDVIRLKQVEHLRNEISILKEVKHPFIVNMLWNSRDEARVYMLLEFVAGGELFSYLRAAGRFAGPTSCFYAAELVCALEYLHNKHIVYRDLKPENLLLDSQGHLKITDFGFSKKLTDRTWTLCGTPEYLAPEIIQSKGHNKAVDWWALGVLIYEMLAGYPPFFDDNPFGIYEKILSGRIEWPKHMDPIAKDLIKKLLIADRTKRLGNMRQGAEDVKRHRWFKLVEWPLVPQRALTPPIRPRVKAPGDASCFDDYPETDWRSQPPLPPDQLALFQDF; the protein is encoded by the exons ATGGTCGACGTGATCAGATTGAAGCAAGTCGAGCATTTGCGCAATGAAATCTCGATTCTGAAGGAAGTTAAGCACCCTTTCATCGTCAACAT GCTATGGAACAGCAGGGACGAAGCCAGAGTGTACATGCTTCTGGAATTCGTCGCCGGTGGAGAGCTCTTCTCTTACCTGAGAGCGGCCGGAAGATTCGCCGGACCCACAAGCTGTTTCTATGCGGCCGAATTAGTTTGCGCTTTGGAATACCTGCACAATAAGCATATAGTTTACAGGGACCTTAAACCAGAAAATCTTCTTCTGGACAGTCAAGGCCATCTCAAAATTACCGATTTCGGCTTTTCGAAGAAACTAACGGACAG aaCGTGGACCTTGTGCGGTACGCCAGAATACTTGGCGCCGGAAATAATTCAAAGCAAGGGACACAACAAAGCTGTGGATTGGTGGGCGTTGGGCGTCTTAATTTACGAAATGTTGGCCGGATACCCGCCGTTCTTCGACGACAATCCCTTCGGGATCTACGAGAAGATCCTGAGCGGTAGGATAGAATGGCCGAAGCACATGGATCCGATCGCAAAGGATCTAATCAAGAAATTGTTGATCGCCGATAGGACGAAGAGATTGGGAAACATGAGACAGGGTGCTGAGGACGTCAAGAGGCATCGATGGTTCAAATTAGTCGAGTGGCCACtg GTGCCGCAAAGAGCCTTGACACCGCCGATAAGGCCACGTGTGAAAGCGCCAGGTGATGCGAGCTGCTTCGACGATTATCCGGAAACCGATTGGCGTTCCCAGCCACCCTTGCCACCGGATCAACTAGCTTTGTTCCAAGATTTTTGA
- the LOC105676234 gene encoding sodium channel protein Nach-like, with product MLSNISQKKQHAVKRIIVNHVEIPKKINKELFKNGDIKSYGDHSVQNNKEMARQLSCEYLQDCSVHGIKYFGNLRFKNNIFGRLFWAVIMISSFVFLSWMLQKFWIRYTTNPIRTVIKSFQTPIYMIPFPAITLCPLIPPLAATRKKLLQKLRLPHNMDNETAMFLLRYGPAFTNEHVPGGKAHINNLKALLKINHMSMVDFLKLLRPCEDLFDYCSWENISRNCSDLFKISYTFEGVCCSFNYHLEESVQSGRTWNDSEFLRTTSFGGRSGLQAVLHRDLLVVGDEAGKYIKYSTNSAGLVMYTHHPLEYIGHISTHQIIQAKQELRVAIIPTINHKLANYYVKDSYGAKISQCVDKDINLKYFPTYQYTNCFISCSIDSAFKTCNCVPYYYTPMAKNYSLRICEWEDFQCLYTNKEKIRIIHNTATCECRYPCKNVAYVTQATSIKLNGEHNFNVSPFYQNRTDAQAVLRVFMNYEVCAEMDTVPIADELYLLAAIGGIFSLFVGCSFISAMEIFYFIGLFLHSYSNSNKKSK from the exons ATGTTATCAAACATTTCGCAGAAAAAGCAACACGCAGTGAAGAGAATTATAGTGAATCATGTAGAAATTCCGAAGAAGataaacaaagaattattcAAGAATGGCGATATCAAATCATATGGCGATCATTcggtacaaaataataaagaaatggcTCGTCAGCTTTCGTGCGAATATCTGCAGGATTGCTCGGTACAcggcataaaatatttcggcAATTTGcgattcaaaaataatatttttggaagattGTTCTGGGCTGTAATTATGATCTCCAGTTTCGTAT TCTTATCTTGGATGCTCCAAAAATTCTGGATACGTTACACTACTAATCCAATTCGCACCGTCATCAAGTCCTTTCAGACTCCGATATATATGATTCCTTTCCCAGCAATCACCCTTTGCCCATTGATACCACCGCTGGCTGCAAcgcgcaaaaaattattacagaaaTTACGCTTGCCGCACAATATGGACAACGAAACAGCAATGTTCCTGCTCAG ATACGGACCGGCTTTCACAAACGAACACGTCCCTGGTGGTAAAGCgcatataaacaatttaaaagcattgttaaaaattaaccaTATGTCGATGGTGGATTTCTTAAAACTCTTGCGACCATGCGAAGATCTATTCGATTACTGTTCGTGGGAAAATATTTCGCGGAACTGCAGCGACTTATTCAAAATATCTTACACGTTTGAGGGTGTGTGTTGCTCCTTCAATTATCACCTCGAAGAATCTGTGCAGAGCGGCAG AACTTGGAACGACTCCGAATTTCTCAGAACTACTTCGTTCGGAGGAAGATCCGGTCTCCAAGCTGTTTTGCATCGGGATTTGTTGGTTGTGGGGGATGAAGCgggaaaatatatcaaatattcaaCAAACTCCGCCGGTCTTGTG atgtaCACTCATCATCCTTTAGAATATATCGGCCACATATCTACACACCAAATTATACAAGCAAAACAGGAATTACGg GTTGCCATAATTCCAACAATCAATCACAAACTCGctaattattatgttaaagATTCTTATGGTGCAAAGATTTCGCAATGCGtagataaagatattaatctgaaataCTTTCCTACGTATCAGTatacaaattgctttatcAGCTGCTCCATCGATTCTGCTTTTAAAACCTGCAATTGTGTGCCATATTACTACACGCCTATGGCCAAGAATTATTCTTTAAGG atctGTGAGTGGGAGGATTTCCAGTGTCTTTATACAAACAAGGAAAAAATTCGGATTATTCACAACACTGCTACATGTGAATGTCGATATCCATGCAAGAATGTAGCCTACGTAACGCAAGCTACTTCGATCAAGTTGAACGGTGAACACAACTTTAATGTCTCGCCGTTTTA CCAAAACAGAACGGATGCTCAAGCTGTTCTAAGAgtatttatgaattatgaGGTCTGTGCTGAAATGGATACAGTTCCGATCGCCGATGAATTGTATTTGCTAG cCGCTATAGGCGGCATATTTAGCCTTTTCGTGGGTTGCAGTTTTATAAGCGCCatggaaattttttacttcatcGGATTATTTCTTCACTCTTACTCTAATTCAAAcaagaaatcaaaataa
- the LOC105676464 gene encoding carbohydrate sulfotransferase 11-like, whose protein sequence is MTGCRVWRIILFAVLVWETTADSNTNVEQISANEAGKKPFEADKYFYSWTGPNALARSALVERQERLQYNCELESNEVDALNPESFRNILVDDSHELLYCYVPKVACTNWKRVLMIATGKWPGNDPLEIPADQAHSPGTFQRLSNYTLPEIEKKLATYDKLIVVRHPLERLLSAYRNKLETKHEKSAKYFQSRFGKKIVKKYRPNASEKSLKNGDDVTFREFVDFVTDDSENGTRNEHWRPIYELCQPCLVNYNLVSKYESLVEDATEILERIGVTSVSFPPKPPSYEPTSRKLDRYYSTLSYKQLRKLVDLYKLDLRLFDYSLEDVLGFSLA, encoded by the exons ATGACAGGATGTCGAGTCTGGAGGATAATTTTGTTCGCTGTTCTTGTATGGGAGACGACCGCAGATTCAAACACGAACGTCGAGCAAATCTCCGCAAATGAAGCCGGCAAAAAGCCGTTTGAAGCGgacaaatacttttattccTGGACAGGGCCAAATGCGCTGGCCAGATCGGCCTTGGTGGAGCGACAGgaaaggctgcaatataactGTGAGCTTGAAAGTAACGAGGTCGACGCGTTAAATCCAGAATCATTTAGGAATATTCTCGTTGACGACTCGCATGAATTGCTCTACTGCTACGTGCCAAAG gtggCTTGCACAAATTGGAAGCGCGTGCTTATGATTGCGACCGGAAAATGGCCCGGTAATGATCCTCTAGAAATACCGGCCGATCAAGCTCATTCACCGGGTACTTTTCAACGATTAAGCAATTACACGCTACCTGAGATAGAGAAGAAATTGGCGACGTACGATAAATTGATTGTCGTGCGACATCCTTTGGAGAGGCTTTTATCGGCTTATCGAAACAAATTGGAGACCAAACATGAGAAAAGcgcgaaatattttcagagtcgttttggcaaaaaaattgtcaag aaGTACAGACCAAACGCCAGCGAGAAGTCTTTAAAAAACGGCGATGACGTAACGTTTCGCGAATTTGTTGATTTTGTTACCGATGATTCTGAGAATGGAACTCGGAATGAGCACTGGAGACCAATCTACGAGTTATGCCAACCGTGTCTAGTTAATTACAATCTTGTGAGCAAGTACGAGAGTTTGGTCGAGGACGCCACAGAAATTCTCGAACGGATAGGCGTCACGTCTGTGAG CTTTCCTCCTAAGCCGCCAAGTTACGAGCCGACGTCGAGGAAACTGGATAGGTACTATTCTACGCTGAGTTACAAGCAGCTTCGTAAGCTGGTGGATCTGTACAAACTAGATTTAAGGCTGTTTGATTACTCGTTGGAAGACGTGCTGGGATTTTCCTTGGCTTAA